The following coding sequences lie in one Rutidosis leptorrhynchoides isolate AG116_Rl617_1_P2 chromosome 4, CSIRO_AGI_Rlap_v1, whole genome shotgun sequence genomic window:
- the LOC139841899 gene encoding uncharacterized mitochondrial protein AtMg00810-like, translating to MTTPMEPNLKIKKDQGKKLKDVKLFRQMVGSLIYLTITRPKIAYSVGIVSQFMQCPTNVHLDAAKRILRYVKGSIGHGLCKKQDVVALSSTEAEYIAATMAAQ from the exons ATGACTACTCCAatggaaccaaacctcaaaatAAAGAAAGATCAAGGAAAAAAGCTCAAGGATGTGAAGTTGTTCCGACAAATGGTTGGAAGTTTGATCTATCTAACCATCACAAGGCCGAAAATTGCTTACTCGGTTGGCATTGTTTCACAATTTATGCAATGTCCAACAAATGTTCATCTTGATGCAGCAAAAAGGATCCTTCGTTATGTGAAAGGATCAATAGGTCATGGCTTGTG CAAGaagcaagatgttgttgctttatctagCACAGAAGCGGAATACATAGCTGCAACTATGGCGGCTCAATAA